The Candidatus Angelobacter sp. DNA window AGCAAATTTCCGGCAACCAGCCATCCGGTGGAAAATGTCACCTGGGAGGAGGCGGACGCGTTTTGCAAGAAGCTGACCGAAACCGAGCAAAAGGACGGAAAACTACCGGAGACTTTTTACTACGCACTGCCAACGGAGGCACAATGGGAATATTACGTCGACGAAGCGAATATCAAAGACGCCATCACGAGCTATCTTGGTGACCGGCGCAACCCGGAAAACGTTGGCGGTCTGCGTCCCAATAAATTCGGCCTGTACGATGTGCGCGGGAATGTCTGGGAGTGGTGTTCCTCGCCGGTCGCACGCGGCGGTTCGTGGCGGACATTCGAGGACTGGCTGGCGATCTCCTTCCGTTACGCGGCGGCCTCCGGCACTCGATATGACGACATCGGCTTTCGCTGTGTCCTGATGCAGCGGTAAACGTGCGGTCATCGCGGACCGCCACGTCACGGCCGAAGCGACTCTCGCGAACATCAGGAAGATGGTGCGCGCTGCAGGGTTCGAACCTGCGACCCCTTCCGTGTGAAGGAAGTGCTCTACCACTGAGCTAAGCGCGCGGCCACGGCAAACGCTACCGGCTGGCATGAACATTTCAAGGCTTTCTTCCACACACACGCTCATGGCACTGCCCGGATTTCTGCGCATTGAATCGGACGGACTCCTGCTCTCGGTGAAATTGCAGCCCCGAGCCCCGCGAAATGAAATCGGCGAGGCGCTCGGCAACGAACTGCGTGTTAAAGTCACTGCACCACCCGTGGATTCTGCGGCGAATGAGGCCCTCGTGCGTCTGCTCGCGAAGGTGCTGAACTGCCCGCCTGGCAGGATCGAGCTTGTGCGCGGCCACACCTCACGTCACAAGCTGATCAGGCTGCGCGGCATCGCGGCCGCGACAGCCAAGGCCGGATTGACGTCCGGAACGCGTTGCGTCTGAAAAGTTGGAACCGCGCGCGGGGTTCCGCGACCACCTGGAGGCGGGCTGTCCAGCAGCCAAAGCCAGCCGTCAGCCCAACGATTCCAATTTTTCCTTTGGCGGCGCGGCGACACCTTGCTTAACTCCGCGCCGTGCATCCGGTCAAACCGTTCATCGACACTTTTGGCGCTTTCGGTCCGTGGTTGCTCCTCGCCCTGTTTATCGTGTCGTCGATTCTGATGATCTGGCGGCTGGAGCACATGACCGAAACCGGCGTGGAAGGGACTGTGCTGGGCACGCTGGTCATGCCCTACTGCTCAGGCATCGGGAACCTGATCTTCGTCTTTGTGGTTTACCGGAGCGGCCAGCCCGCAACGGAAGTCATGACCAACTGCCTCGTCAACAACGTCACGAACATGACGCTCATGATCGGCGTGCCGGCCATTTTCTGGGGTATGCAGATCATTCCAAAATCCGGCACGAAGGCAAAAACGAAAAAAAACAAACGGGGCGAGCAGGAGCGCCGCATCAACCGGCTGTCGTTGTTGCTGACCTTGACTGCCGTTTTGTTTTTTACCGGCGCAGTGTGGGCACTGGGCCACGACGGCAAGCTGACCCGGAGCGATGGCCTGGTGCTGGTGGGCCTGTTTCTGTTCTGGCAGTGTTTCCATGTCTTCGACGTGCTGAAGACCAACGTCCGGCAGGGCAGGTCGCTCAGCGTGCTGCTCGTGGTGGATTTTGTTTTGCTCCTCATCGGCGCCTACGGCACATACCTCAGCATCGACGGGCTGGTGACCTGGATTTCCAGCGTTCAAACGGGATTCATCAGCTCGAAATATCTGGGGTGGCTCAGCGGCTGGCTGATGGTGGTGCCCAACGGATTGCTTGCCCTCTACTACGGCTGGAAGGGCCATCCTGAAGTCGTTTACACCTCGCAAGTGGGCGACGGACACATTTGCATCCCGTTGTGCGTCGGGATTTACGCGCTGATGACCGACATGACCGTGCCCGGATTTTTCCAGATCGGCGTGCTGATTCTCATCTGCACGACACTGATCCACTTTGCGTTCGTCGCGCTTTTCGGCCAACTGCCACGGTTCATGGGATGGGTGCTTACGGCCGTGTACGGTCTCTTCCTTTACAAGGGGCTGCTCAGCTGACGTGTGCCGGCCTACAAAGGAAAGACCAGCGGGTCGGACCGGAACCGGTCGCTCATTTCAACGAACGGCACCTGCGCGCTCAACCAGTGGGGGTCCTTGGCGATGGAACTCATCGACTGGGTCGTGTTGTTGCAAATCAGGTAAAGACCGTCGCCTACCACCATGAATGCCTCGAGTTTTGTCCCGAAACCATGCCGCGCGAACTCGAAGTCGCCAAGATTGTGCTTGTCGCTCAACAATTCCGACCGGAGATCCTGCGCATCCGTTGCGAAGTTTTTTTGGAAATCGTCCTTTCTCGGCCCCAGATAGGCCAGAACCCGGCCTTTGTGCTGGACGAGCGAAACGACCGCCCACTCGTCGAAGACGACCTTTTTGTACAGCTCGTTCATCCTGTCGGCGCAGCCGCGGATCAGTTTGCTCGCTTCTTCAAGCGTCATAATCAATTCGATTCTTCGATTCGCTGAGAGCAAAACAAGTTTGTCGGCGCGAAACAAGGGAATTCACGCCGGCGGCGTTTTTCACGTTGATTTCCTGAGAATCGTATCCCGCTGCGCGTTGTCCGCATCCGGACCGGGGTAGTCCAGGTTGTAATGAAGTCCGCGGCTTTCCTGCCGCAGCAG harbors:
- a CDS encoding SUMF1/EgtB/PvdO family nonheme iron enzyme, with protein sequence MKRTKLPLTWFTPLAILISAWFAATMLADDTKTDSAAPKPAESTPPDAKKEKSADAKDQTAEPAKEDPKAKLLALYKKKESITNTIGMVMVWVPNGYRVSRYEVTQSDFEQVMKTNPSKFPATSHPVENVTWEEADAFCKKLTETEQKDGKLPETFYYALPTEAQWEYYVDEANIKDAITSYLGDRRNPENVGGLRPNKFGLYDVRGNVWEWCSSPVARGGSWRTFEDWLAISFRYAAASGTRYDDIGFRCVLMQR
- a CDS encoding DUF167 domain-containing protein translates to MNISRLSSTHTLMALPGFLRIESDGLLLSVKLQPRAPRNEIGEALGNELRVKVTAPPVDSAANEALVRLLAKVLNCPPGRIELVRGHTSRHKLIRLRGIAAATAKAGLTSGTRCV
- a CDS encoding sodium/calcium exchanger protein; translation: MHPVKPFIDTFGAFGPWLLLALFIVSSILMIWRLEHMTETGVEGTVLGTLVMPYCSGIGNLIFVFVVYRSGQPATEVMTNCLVNNVTNMTLMIGVPAIFWGMQIIPKSGTKAKTKKNKRGEQERRINRLSLLLTLTAVLFFTGAVWALGHDGKLTRSDGLVLVGLFLFWQCFHVFDVLKTNVRQGRSLSVLLVVDFVLLLIGAYGTYLSIDGLVTWISSVQTGFISSKYLGWLSGWLMVVPNGLLALYYGWKGHPEVVYTSQVGDGHICIPLCVGIYALMTDMTVPGFFQIGVLILICTTLIHFAFVALFGQLPRFMGWVLTAVYGLFLYKGLLS